A window of the Sphingobium sp. CAP-1 genome harbors these coding sequences:
- a CDS encoding TonB-dependent receptor plug domain-containing protein — MKNIILPAILLTVPTAALAQAPDASPGDASPIIVTGTGLELPPGTPAYGSVVIDRQRLMDNASGRIENALADVAGFQQFRRSDSRSSNPSNQGATLRALGGNASSRTLMLLDGVPVADPFFGYIPFSALAPERLSVVRVTRGGGIGAFGAGAVAGTIELASATRDQLPDFSASAFYGSRDSTELSAGLTQDLGGGYVSLSGRWDRGDGFQTTPKNQRVAATVPAAYDGWSTNLRAVAPVSATSELQFRATLFEDNRTLRFAGADNMSQGQDASIRYINRGPWQVDALAYVQARNFSNIVISSSTFRKSLDQRNTPSTGIGGKIEVRPPVGDAHVLRLGVDTRFATGDMYEDAYNANLATNPRTFLRHAGGDQWTSGVFVEDDWTLGKLVLTGGARADRWSIRNGFYRQVSATTGVTTGSAYADRSDWEFSGRVGALLHASDAIALRTSAYSGFRLPTLNELYRPFVVFPITTQANAALNPEKLKGAEAGIDLTPAEGVTLSATAFYNRLDDAIANVTIATNTRQRQNVNRIVAKGIELTAAAKLGDINLSASYAYSHSRVDAPGAAFDDLRPAQTPSHAASATIAYSPASGPSLSTTLRYVGKQYEDDLQSDVLPDALTLDAIARLPVGHGVTLVARGENLFDETVVTRNAGGSMDLGTPRTLWIGVSFGG, encoded by the coding sequence ATGAAAAACATCATTCTGCCAGCCATTTTGCTGACCGTTCCGACCGCTGCCTTGGCGCAGGCGCCGGACGCGTCACCGGGCGATGCGTCGCCCATCATCGTCACCGGCACGGGGCTGGAATTGCCGCCCGGCACGCCGGCCTATGGATCGGTGGTGATCGACCGGCAGCGGCTGATGGACAACGCATCGGGACGGATCGAAAATGCGCTGGCCGATGTCGCGGGCTTCCAGCAATTTCGCCGGTCGGACAGCCGATCCTCCAACCCGTCCAATCAGGGCGCAACGCTGCGCGCGCTGGGCGGCAATGCGTCGAGCCGGACCTTGATGCTGCTCGATGGCGTGCCGGTCGCCGATCCCTTTTTCGGCTATATTCCGTTCAGCGCGCTGGCACCCGAACGGCTGTCGGTGGTGCGGGTGACGCGCGGCGGCGGCATCGGCGCGTTCGGCGCGGGCGCGGTGGCGGGCACGATCGAGCTGGCCAGCGCGACGCGCGACCAATTGCCCGACTTTTCCGCCAGCGCCTTTTACGGCAGCCGGGATTCGACGGAGCTTTCCGCCGGGCTGACCCAGGATCTGGGCGGTGGCTATGTGTCGCTGTCGGGCCGTTGGGATCGGGGCGATGGCTTCCAGACCACGCCCAAGAACCAGCGCGTCGCCGCCACCGTGCCGGCCGCCTATGATGGCTGGTCGACCAATTTGCGTGCGGTCGCGCCAGTCTCCGCCACGTCGGAACTGCAATTCCGCGCGACTTTGTTCGAGGATAACCGGACGCTGCGCTTTGCCGGCGCGGACAATATGAGCCAGGGGCAGGATGCCAGCATCCGCTATATCAATCGCGGGCCGTGGCAGGTCGATGCGCTGGCCTATGTGCAGGCGCGCAACTTCTCCAATATCGTCATCTCCTCCTCGACCTTTCGCAAGTCGCTGGACCAGCGCAACACACCGTCCACCGGGATCGGCGGCAAGATAGAAGTGCGGCCGCCGGTGGGCGACGCGCATGTGCTGCGGCTGGGCGTCGACACGCGCTTCGCCACCGGCGACATGTATGAGGACGCCTATAACGCCAATCTGGCGACCAACCCGCGCACCTTCCTGCGCCATGCGGGCGGCGACCAGTGGACCAGCGGCGTCTTTGTCGAAGATGACTGGACGCTGGGGAAACTGGTGCTGACCGGGGGCGCGCGGGCCGATCGCTGGTCGATCCGCAACGGCTTCTACCGCCAGGTGAGCGCCACCACCGGCGTCACCACAGGCAGCGCCTATGCCGATCGATCGGATTGGGAATTTTCCGGCCGGGTCGGCGCGCTCCTTCATGCGAGCGACGCCATCGCGCTGCGGACATCGGCCTATAGCGGTTTTCGCCTGCCGACGCTGAACGAACTCTATCGCCCGTTCGTGGTGTTCCCGATCACGACCCAGGCCAATGCGGCGCTGAACCCGGAAAAGCTGAAAGGCGCGGAAGCCGGCATTGACCTGACCCCGGCCGAGGGCGTTACCTTGTCCGCCACCGCCTTTTACAACCGGCTGGACGACGCCATCGCCAATGTCACCATCGCGACCAACACGCGCCAGCGGCAGAATGTGAACCGGATCGTCGCCAAGGGCATCGAACTGACCGCTGCGGCGAAGCTGGGCGACATCAACCTGTCGGCCTCCTACGCCTATAGCCACAGCCGGGTCGATGCGCCGGGCGCAGCCTTTGACGACCTTCGCCCGGCCCAGACGCCCAGCCATGCCGCCAGCGCGACGATCGCCTACAGCCCGGCCTCCGGTCCGTCGCTGTCGACCACATTGCGCTATGTCGGCAAGCAATATGAAGATGATCTGCAAAGCGATGTGCTGCCCGATGCGCTGACTCTGGACGCCATCGCGCGCCTGCCGGTCGGCCATGGCGTCACTCTGGTCGCACGCGGCGAAAATCTGTTCGACGAGACGGTCGTGACCCGCAATGCCGGCGGATCGATGGACCTGGGTACGCCGCGCACCCTGTGGATCGGCGTCAGCTTCGGGGGCTGA
- a CDS encoding porin, with amino-acid sequence MKGTLRLMSAAGALMLAATAAPAMAGTTADLLKRLHEKGILTDDEYQELVKGQAAEAAPVAAAAPDAGYVRMTPSGVGLQVGDVTLKFSGSVNGFYVHDNGDTPSATTTVTGGVATVGSSTSAVRNGLLPGFLKVEATTTQGGWDVGAHFGMYPGINSVSYAGGGANSAGNPRALQTAGIDFRQTYLTFGRAGFGEVKIGRDIGLFQSESILNDITLLSSGTPAGNVAPSNTTLGRIGTGYIYTDFQPQITYTTPSFSGFTASVGIFEPLSSLTGPAETNKQPGFQAKFVYDGKFGDVSTRLWASGITQKHNVDLGPDYTGWGWDVGAKVGFGPVTVVGTYYDASGLGTTALNLFDTDGLGNKRDSHGFYLQGLATFGKFSVGGSYGESNLDYANAADAIANPTLVDKNSSWVGQVRYGLNSWVTLLGEYVNSKSQAHNGNKATSDAIAAGAILFF; translated from the coding sequence ATGAAGGGGACGTTGCGCCTGATGAGCGCGGCTGGAGCGCTGATGCTCGCCGCCACGGCAGCACCGGCGATGGCGGGCACCACGGCGGACCTGCTGAAGCGGTTGCACGAAAAGGGCATCCTGACCGACGACGAATATCAGGAACTGGTGAAGGGCCAGGCGGCCGAAGCCGCACCCGTTGCGGCAGCCGCGCCCGATGCCGGCTATGTGCGCATGACGCCCAGCGGCGTCGGCCTTCAGGTCGGCGACGTGACGCTGAAATTCTCCGGCTCGGTCAATGGCTTCTACGTCCATGACAATGGCGATACGCCCAGCGCCACGACGACGGTGACGGGCGGCGTCGCGACCGTGGGCAGCAGCACGTCGGCGGTCCGCAACGGCCTGCTCCCCGGCTTCCTGAAGGTCGAGGCGACGACGACGCAGGGCGGCTGGGATGTCGGCGCGCATTTCGGCATGTATCCTGGCATCAACTCTGTCAGCTACGCAGGCGGCGGCGCCAACAGCGCCGGCAATCCGCGCGCGCTCCAGACCGCCGGCATCGATTTCCGCCAGACTTACCTGACCTTCGGCCGGGCAGGCTTCGGCGAGGTCAAGATCGGCCGCGATATCGGCCTGTTCCAGTCCGAATCGATCCTGAACGACATCACCCTGCTGTCATCCGGCACCCCGGCGGGCAATGTCGCGCCATCCAACACGACGCTGGGGCGGATCGGCACCGGCTATATCTACACCGATTTCCAGCCGCAGATCACCTATACCACGCCCAGCTTCAGTGGCTTCACCGCCAGCGTCGGCATTTTCGAGCCGCTCTCCTCGCTGACCGGGCCGGCCGAAACCAACAAGCAGCCCGGCTTCCAGGCGAAATTCGTCTATGATGGCAAATTCGGCGATGTGTCGACGCGCCTGTGGGCGTCGGGCATCACCCAGAAGCATAATGTCGACCTTGGCCCCGACTATACCGGCTGGGGCTGGGATGTCGGCGCGAAGGTCGGCTTTGGGCCGGTCACGGTCGTCGGCACCTATTATGACGCATCGGGTCTGGGCACGACCGCGCTCAACCTGTTCGACACTGACGGGCTGGGCAACAAGCGCGACAGCCATGGCTTCTACCTGCAAGGGCTGGCGACCTTCGGCAAATTCTCGGTCGGCGGCAGCTATGGCGAAAGCAATCTCGATTATGCCAACGCCGCCGATGCGATCGCCAACCCGACGCTGGTCGACAAGAACAGCAGTTGGGTGGGCCAGGTCCGCTACGGCCTCAATAGCTGGGTCACGCTGCTGGGCGAATATGTGAACAGCAAGTCGCAGGCGCATAACGGCAACAAGGCAACGTCGGACGCCATTGCGGCGGGAGCCATTCTCTTCTTCTGA
- a CDS encoding PQQ-dependent catabolism-associated beta-propeller protein, with amino-acid sequence MKRRERKRMKRIVMAGLLLLPAAAQAETLYVSNERGDSISVIDAASGAVTATWKVGGRPRGITVSKDGKFLYLCASLDHAVQVIDRATGKVVAELPSGQDPEQFFLSRDGRMLFVANEDNAALTAIDLASRTVAFQVDVGGEPEGVAQSPDGQWVAVTSEEDNVVNWVDIAAKAMVAETPVDLRPRHVEFTADGAQLWVAAEVGGTVQIIDTATRSVTQTLHFTIPGVPDHKILPCGIRFTPDGKTAVIALGRADHVALVDVATRTVRAYVPVGKRVWHVAISADGTRAYSANGLSDNISVIDLARGAVVGTIPVGAAPWGIVAAP; translated from the coding sequence ATGAAGCGCCGGGAGAGGAAGAGAATGAAACGCATCGTCATGGCCGGGCTGTTGCTGCTGCCCGCCGCCGCGCAGGCGGAAACCCTCTATGTCTCCAACGAGCGCGGCGACAGCATCAGCGTGATCGATGCGGCATCGGGCGCGGTGACGGCGACATGGAAGGTCGGCGGCCGGCCGCGTGGCATCACCGTGTCGAAGGACGGAAAATTTCTCTACCTTTGCGCAAGTCTCGATCATGCGGTGCAGGTGATCGACCGCGCGACCGGCAAGGTCGTGGCCGAACTGCCATCCGGTCAAGACCCGGAGCAATTCTTCCTATCGCGCGACGGCAGGATGCTGTTCGTCGCCAATGAGGATAATGCCGCGCTGACTGCAATCGACCTGGCCAGCCGCACCGTCGCCTTTCAGGTCGATGTCGGCGGCGAGCCGGAGGGGGTGGCGCAAAGTCCCGACGGCCAATGGGTCGCCGTCACCTCCGAAGAGGATAATGTCGTCAACTGGGTCGATATTGCGGCGAAAGCGATGGTCGCCGAAACACCGGTCGACCTGCGCCCGCGCCATGTCGAATTCACCGCCGACGGCGCGCAACTCTGGGTCGCGGCAGAAGTGGGCGGCACGGTGCAGATCATCGACACCGCCACGCGCAGCGTGACGCAAACGCTGCATTTCACCATCCCCGGCGTCCCCGATCACAAGATCCTGCCCTGCGGCATCCGTTTCACCCCCGACGGCAAGACCGCGGTGATCGCGCTGGGCCGGGCGGATCATGTCGCGCTGGTCGATGTCGCGACGCGCACGGTGCGCGCCTATGTGCCGGTCGGCAAGCGGGTCTGGCATGTCGCAATCAGCGCCGACGGCACCCGCGCCTACAGCGCCAATGGCCTTTCGGACAATATATCGGTGATCGACCTGGCCAGGGGCGCGGTGGTCGGCACAATCCCCGTCGGCGCGGCGCCGTGGGGCATCGTCGCCGCCCCCTGA
- the pedF gene encoding cytochrome c-550 PedF has product MGRVALLAAIATLGMTATSALLAHGDVTPQAVDTSALPDIGDAWLEKNPYSGNAKAIEIGQSAYGQNCARCHGLDAESGGIAPDLRYLEAGESGDQWFAERFRHGSSHDGKVYMPPFGDVLGQKAGWAIRAWLETKHEG; this is encoded by the coding sequence ATGGGTAGGGTCGCGTTGCTGGCCGCCATCGCCACGCTGGGCATGACCGCGACAAGTGCATTGCTGGCGCATGGCGATGTGACGCCGCAGGCGGTGGACACGTCCGCGCTGCCGGACATCGGCGACGCATGGCTGGAAAAAAACCCCTATAGCGGCAACGCCAAGGCGATCGAGATCGGCCAGTCGGCCTATGGCCAGAATTGCGCGCGCTGCCATGGCCTGGACGCGGAAAGCGGCGGCATCGCCCCCGACCTGCGCTATCTGGAAGCAGGCGAGTCGGGCGACCAGTGGTTCGCTGAACGCTTCCGTCACGGTTCCAGCCATGACGGCAAGGTCTATATGCCGCCCTTTGGCGACGTGCTGGGCCAGAAGGCCGGCTGGGCGATCCGCGCCTGGCTCGAAACCAAGCACGAAGGCTGA
- a CDS encoding substrate-binding periplasmic protein has product MLSRRRLIGGAGAALALGLMPGGLDAAPLARVKALGSIRVVVYQNNRPWSWEEGGKLVGLDVDLAQAIATKLGVRADIAQLVADESADDDLRNGVWKGGLLGFTPGDLMLHVPFDRTFAARNDQVAIIAPYYRESFGLAGGSGMAVEAMPAEWKGRKLAVELDSIPDFYLIGSFGGILARDVTHFMSGSEAVAAVTQGKADAVLASRAQIEEGLHRAGDGAGRIALRKGPLPAFASPGWDIGMAVKENSRTLGDAVEEITTAMATSGEMKALFARYGVTWTPANAAA; this is encoded by the coding sequence ATGCTGTCGCGGCGGCGACTGATCGGCGGGGCGGGGGCGGCGCTGGCGCTTGGGCTGATGCCCGGCGGCCTTGACGCCGCCCCGCTCGCCAGGGTCAAGGCGCTCGGCTCTATCCGGGTGGTGGTCTATCAGAATAATCGCCCCTGGTCGTGGGAGGAGGGCGGCAAGCTGGTCGGCCTCGACGTTGATCTGGCGCAGGCGATCGCAACGAAGCTGGGCGTGCGTGCCGACATCGCGCAACTGGTGGCCGACGAAAGCGCCGACGATGATCTGCGCAACGGCGTGTGGAAGGGCGGGTTGCTGGGTTTCACCCCCGGCGACCTGATGCTCCATGTGCCATTCGATCGCACCTTCGCTGCCCGCAACGATCAGGTCGCGATCATCGCCCCCTATTATCGGGAGAGCTTCGGCCTTGCCGGTGGCAGCGGCATGGCGGTGGAAGCCATGCCGGCCGAATGGAAAGGGCGCAAGCTGGCGGTGGAGCTGGACAGCATCCCCGATTTCTACCTGATCGGCAGCTTTGGCGGCATATTGGCCAGGGATGTGACCCATTTCATGAGCGGGTCGGAGGCAGTGGCCGCAGTGACTCAGGGCAAGGCCGACGCCGTCCTCGCCAGCCGCGCCCAGATCGAGGAAGGGCTGCATCGTGCCGGCGATGGCGCGGGCAGGATCGCGCTGCGCAAGGGGCCGTTGCCAGCCTTCGCCTCGCCCGGCTGGGACATCGGCATGGCCGTCAAGGAAAATAGCCGCACGCTGGGCGACGCGGTGGAGGAAATCACCACCGCCATGGCGACCAGCGGCGAAATGAAGGCGCTGTTCGCGCGCTATGGAGTCACCTGGACGCCGGCGAACGCGGCGGCGTGA
- a CDS encoding methanol/ethanol family PQQ-dependent dehydrogenase, which yields MKGPMMRALSGAAALSLAVAAAPLLAQGPTDADLMNDAKSTGDVLTYGMGPQAHRFSTLNAVNSGNVAKLVPAFAASLGGEKQRGQEAQPLVYDGTIYVTGSYSRLFAFDARTGEEKWQYDARLPDGIMPCCDVVNRGAAIHGDKIIFATLDARLVALNRNTGKVIWNKQIADYKDGYSATAAPLIVKGMVITGNSGGEFGIVGAVEARDVNTGELIWHRPVIEGHMGTLKGKDNGITGKLNATWQGDLWKSGGGATWLGGTYDPETNLLFFGTGNPAPWNSHLRPGDNLYTASTLAIDPDTGVIKWHYQTTPHDGWDFDGVNEFIPFDATINGKPMKLGAKADRNGYFFVLDRTNGKFISASKFVMQTTWADGFNKAGKPNYIPEGRPPAPGEGKGKPVFASPSFLGGKNWMPMAYNQDSGLFYIPSNDWGMDIWNEPIAYKKGAAYLGAGFTIKPIAEDHIGALRAMDPKTGKIMWEYKNKAPLWGGVLTTAGNLVFTGTPEGYLKAFDAKTGQELWKFQTGSGVVGSPITWEQDGEQYVAVMSGWGGAVPLWGGEVAKSFKDINQGGALWVFKLPK from the coding sequence ATGAAGGGACCGATGATGCGCGCGCTGTCGGGCGCTGCCGCACTGTCGCTGGCGGTTGCCGCGGCGCCGTTGCTGGCGCAAGGGCCGACCGATGCGGATCTGATGAACGATGCAAAGTCGACGGGCGACGTGCTGACCTATGGCATGGGACCGCAGGCGCATCGCTTCAGCACCCTCAATGCCGTCAACAGCGGCAATGTGGCAAAGCTGGTGCCGGCCTTCGCCGCCTCGCTCGGTGGCGAAAAGCAGCGCGGGCAGGAAGCGCAGCCGCTCGTCTATGACGGCACCATCTATGTGACGGGCAGCTATTCGCGCCTGTTCGCCTTCGACGCCCGCACCGGCGAGGAAAAATGGCAATATGACGCCCGCCTGCCCGACGGCATCATGCCCTGCTGCGACGTGGTCAACCGCGGCGCCGCCATCCATGGCGACAAGATCATCTTCGCGACGCTGGACGCGCGTCTCGTCGCATTGAACCGCAACACCGGCAAGGTGATCTGGAACAAGCAGATCGCCGACTACAAGGATGGCTACAGCGCCACGGCCGCGCCCCTGATCGTCAAGGGCATGGTCATCACCGGCAATTCGGGCGGCGAATTTGGCATCGTCGGCGCAGTCGAGGCCCGTGACGTTAACACCGGCGAGCTGATCTGGCACCGCCCGGTGATCGAAGGCCATATGGGCACGCTCAAGGGCAAGGATAACGGCATCACCGGCAAGCTCAACGCCACCTGGCAGGGTGACTTGTGGAAGAGTGGCGGCGGCGCGACCTGGCTGGGCGGCACCTACGACCCGGAAACCAACCTGCTTTTCTTCGGCACCGGCAACCCCGCGCCCTGGAACAGCCATTTGCGTCCCGGCGACAATCTCTACACCGCCTCGACGCTGGCGATCGATCCCGACACCGGGGTCATCAAATGGCATTATCAGACCACGCCGCATGACGGCTGGGACTTTGACGGGGTGAATGAATTCATTCCCTTCGACGCCACCATCAATGGCAAGCCGATGAAGCTGGGCGCGAAAGCCGACCGCAACGGCTATTTCTTCGTCCTCGACCGCACCAATGGCAAGTTCATCAGCGCCAGCAAGTTCGTGATGCAGACGACCTGGGCCGATGGCTTCAACAAGGCCGGCAAACCCAATTACATTCCCGAAGGTCGTCCGCCAGCGCCCGGTGAGGGCAAGGGCAAGCCGGTATTCGCTTCGCCATCTTTCCTGGGCGGCAAAAACTGGATGCCGATGGCCTATAATCAGGACAGCGGCCTGTTCTACATCCCGTCCAACGACTGGGGCATGGACATCTGGAACGAGCCGATCGCCTACAAGAAGGGGGCGGCCTATCTGGGCGCCGGCTTCACCATCAAGCCGATCGCGGAGGATCATATCGGCGCCCTGCGCGCGATGGACCCCAAGACCGGCAAGATCATGTGGGAATATAAGAACAAGGCGCCGCTGTGGGGCGGGGTGCTGACCACCGCCGGCAATCTCGTCTTTACCGGCACGCCCGAAGGCTATCTCAAGGCGTTCGACGCCAAGACGGGCCAGGAATTGTGGAAGTTTCAGACCGGCTCCGGCGTGGTCGGATCGCCCATCACCTGGGAACAGGATGGTGAACAATATGTGGCGGTGATGTCCGGCTGGGGCGGCGCGGTGCCGCTGTGGGGCGGTGAAGTCGCCAAGAGCTTCAAGGACATCAACCAGGGCGGCGCGCTCTGGGTGTTCAAGCTGCCGAAGTAA
- a CDS encoding response regulator — translation MIVMGRGHYAQTAPAIPPGAMRFAASHGLTDHPTQGHDMGHYMGGEAIMERVLIIDDHPLVRDGLRSVIAISFDNIEIFEAAGLEEAVATLEKQDNFDLILLDLNIPDVRRLDGLKLLRDRFPILPVVMVSGAFDRAIVQEALAAGAAGFIPKSLKRSAIVDALHRVVSGEIYLPETMGEGAAPSAEEDDIARRIDSLTPQQKTVLGHLVNGRLNKQIAHDLNVSMTTIKAHVSAILQKLGVLSRTQAVIKANRVHFGEE, via the coding sequence ATGATCGTCATGGGACGCGGACATTATGCGCAAACAGCCCCGGCCATCCCGCCCGGCGCGATGCGGTTTGCCGCGTCCCATGGCTTGACCGATCATCCGACGCAGGGGCATGATATGGGCCATTATATGGGCGGGGAAGCGATCATGGAGCGGGTGCTGATCATCGACGATCACCCCCTGGTGCGCGACGGGTTGCGCAGCGTGATCGCGATCAGTTTCGACAATATCGAGATTTTCGAGGCGGCCGGTCTGGAAGAGGCGGTCGCTACGCTGGAAAAGCAGGATAATTTCGATCTCATCCTGCTCGACCTCAATATTCCCGACGTGCGGCGGCTCGATGGCCTGAAACTGCTGCGCGATCGTTTTCCGATTCTGCCGGTGGTGATGGTGTCGGGCGCGTTCGACCGCGCCATCGTGCAGGAGGCTCTGGCCGCCGGCGCGGCCGGCTTCATCCCCAAGTCGCTGAAACGCAGTGCCATCGTCGATGCGCTGCACCGCGTCGTTTCAGGCGAAATCTATCTGCCCGAAACCATGGGGGAGGGCGCTGCCCCCTCCGCCGAGGAAGATGACATCGCCCGTCGCATCGATAGCCTGACGCCGCAGCAAAAGACGGTGCTGGGCCATCTGGTCAACGGCCGGCTCAACAAGCAGATCGCCCACGACCTCAACGTGTCGATGACCACGATCAAGGCGCATGTGTCCGCTATCCTGCAAAAGCTGGGCGTGCTGAGCCGCACACAGGCCGTCATCAAGGCGAACCGGGTGCATTTCGGCGAAGAATGA
- a CDS encoding Na+/H+ antiporter, translating into MNSMQMFELVIAMLLAIILLHYAARALGLPPAVALLTGGALFAFLPGLPVISLDPELVLVIFLPPLLMDGAWFIALRHLHRHMLGIIALAVGAVIFTTTAIALVAHMLVPSLPWAACAALGAIVAPPDAVSARAVLQNVHLPRRLSILLEGESLFNDASGLVLFRFAVAAGMTGAFSLVDAVQSFALLAIGGALVGAAVGAAWVVLAPKLNDNYLMIASSLLAPWASYLLAESGHLSGVIATVTTGLICGWYQHVVFTATVRMNGTAFWAVMIFLMEAFVFLLIGSSLRGVIDRVGGFHVVLAEMAGPVLAILAALTAVRFIWVFGSDAMIRLLRGLGLRRYTPIGARAATVLGWAGMRGVVTLAVALSVPENFPGRDFILVTAFAVIIGTVLIQGTTLGAVIRLVKLEEPESDRARMTMSEAEAAMARAQLIIVERHAYDVDGTLLHPRLLDRYTRHASIATAYAGQEADFADRLHAHFDLILQAVAAGRAELLRLHRNGDIDEETLHELERDLDIEELGALAAKA; encoded by the coding sequence ATGAACTCGATGCAAATGTTCGAACTGGTGATCGCCATGCTGCTGGCGATCATATTGCTGCATTATGCGGCGCGCGCGCTGGGCCTGCCACCCGCCGTCGCGCTGCTGACCGGCGGCGCGCTCTTCGCCTTTCTGCCTGGGCTGCCGGTCATATCGCTCGACCCGGAACTGGTGCTGGTGATCTTCCTGCCGCCGCTGCTGATGGACGGCGCGTGGTTCATCGCGCTGCGCCATCTCCACCGCCATATGCTGGGGATCATCGCCCTGGCGGTCGGGGCGGTCATATTCACCACGACGGCCATCGCGCTGGTGGCGCATATGCTGGTGCCGTCGCTGCCCTGGGCCGCCTGCGCCGCGCTGGGCGCGATCGTCGCGCCGCCCGATGCGGTGTCGGCGCGCGCGGTGTTGCAGAATGTACATCTGCCGCGCCGGCTGTCGATCCTGCTGGAAGGCGAAAGCCTGTTCAACGACGCCAGCGGCCTCGTCCTGTTCCGCTTCGCGGTGGCGGCGGGCATGACCGGGGCGTTCAGCCTGGTCGATGCGGTGCAGAGCTTTGCCCTGCTGGCGATCGGCGGCGCGCTGGTCGGTGCTGCGGTCGGCGCGGCCTGGGTGGTGCTGGCGCCGAAGCTGAACGACAATTATCTGATGATCGCATCATCCCTGCTGGCGCCCTGGGCATCCTATCTGCTGGCGGAAAGCGGGCATCTGTCGGGTGTGATCGCGACCGTCACCACCGGCCTGATCTGCGGCTGGTATCAGCATGTCGTATTCACCGCGACGGTGCGGATGAACGGCACCGCTTTCTGGGCGGTCATGATCTTCCTGATGGAGGCGTTCGTCTTTCTGCTGATCGGATCGTCGCTGCGCGGGGTGATCGACCGGGTCGGCGGATTCCATGTGGTGCTGGCGGAGATGGCCGGGCCGGTGCTGGCGATTCTGGCGGCACTGACGGCCGTGCGGTTCATCTGGGTATTCGGATCGGACGCCATGATCCGCCTGCTGCGTGGATTGGGCCTGCGCCGCTATACGCCGATCGGCGCGCGGGCGGCGACGGTGCTGGGCTGGGCCGGGATGCGCGGCGTGGTAACGCTGGCGGTGGCACTGAGCGTACCGGAGAATTTTCCCGGTCGCGACTTCATCCTGGTGACGGCCTTTGCCGTCATCATCGGCACGGTGCTGATCCAGGGGACGACGCTGGGCGCGGTAATCCGGCTGGTGAAACTGGAGGAGCCGGAAAGCGACCGGGCGCGAATGACGATGAGCGAGGCCGAGGCCGCCATGGCGCGGGCGCAACTGATCATCGTCGAACGCCACGCCTATGATGTGGACGGCACGCTGCTCCACCCGCGCCTGCTCGACCGCTATACCCGCCACGCCAGTATAGCGACCGCCTATGCCGGGCAGGAAGCCGATTTCGCCGATCGGCTCCACGCCCATTTCGACCTGATATTGCAGGCGGTGGCGGCGGGCCGGGCGGAATTGCTGCGGCTCCACCGCAATGGCGACATTGACGAGGAAACACTGCACGAACTGGAGCGTGACCTGGATATAGAGGAACTGGGGGCGCTGGCGGCGAAGGCCTGA